The Mycobacterium sp. EPa45 genomic interval GAGGACTGACATGGCGTCAAGAGAACAGCTCGACGACTGGGTCGAGCGCTGGCTGCAGGCCAACAAGGACTCCGAAGCGGCAGGCGACTGGACGAATCTGGCCGAGTTCTACACCGAGGACGCCACCTACGGCTGGAACATCGGGCCCAAGGAAGACGTCATGTGCGTCGGCAAGGACCAGATCCGCGACGTCGCACTCGGCCTGGAGATGGAAGGCCTGGAGAACTGGGTCTACGAATACCAGAAGGTGCTCGTCGACGAGAAGCAGAACGAGATCGTCGGCTTCTGGAAGCAGATCGCGAACAAGTCCGACGGCACCCGCGACGAGATCTATGGCATCGGCGGCAGCTGGTTCCGATTGAACGACGATCTGCTGATCGAGTGGCAGCGTGACTTCTTCGACTTCGGCCATGTGCAGAAGGCGTTCGTCAAGCTGATCTCCTCGGGCGATCTGACCTCCACCATGCAGAAGCGCATCGAGCGCAGCGTCGCGGGTGAGAAGCTCCCGGGTTATTACCCCCTCGGTGAGGCTCCCGTCCCGATCTGGTGAATACTCGACACCTGTCAAGTAATCGGCCCCCGGCAGTGACTTACGAAGTGACGGAGGTCATAATGGTCAGCAGGACAGGAACACGTTCTAATTCTTGCCTAGATTGACCATCCGGCGTGGCCGGCCGCCCCGGAGACCGCCGGGGTCGGGTTTTGCGAGTGGAGGTTCGCTGTGAAGACAAAAGGTGCTCTCATCTGGGAGTTCAACCAACCATGGTCGATCGAGGAAATCGAGATCGGCGACCCGGTCAAGGACGAAGTCAAGATCCAGATGGAAGCTTCGGGCATGTGCCACAGCGACCACCACCTGGTCACCGGCGACATCCCGATGGCCGGCTTCCCGGTGCTCGGCGGCCATGAGGGCGCCGGCATCGTCACCGAGGTCGGCCCCGGCGTCGACCATCTGGCCCCCGGCGATCACGTGGTGCTGTCGTTCATCCCGTCGTGTGGCGAGTGTCCGGCCTGCCAGGAGGGGTTGCGCAACCTCTGCGACCTGGGCGCAGGCCTGCTTGCCGGCACCGCAGTATCCGACGGCACGCACCGCATCCACGCCGTCAAGAACGGTCAGCCGGTCATCCCGATGACGTTGCTGGGCACCTTCAGCCCGTACATGGTGGTGCACAAGAGCTCGGTAGTGAAGATCGACCCGTCCATCCCGTTCGAGGTCGCCTGCCTGGTGGGCTGCGGCGTCACGACGGGCTACGGCTCGGCCGTCCGCAGCGGCGACGTCCGCCCCGGCGAGGACGTCGTGATCGTCGGCGTCGGCGGCGTCGGCACCGGCGCCCTGCAGGGTGCGCTCAACGCCGGCGCGCGGAACATCTTCGCCGTCGACCCGGTCGAGTTCAAGCGCGACAACGCGCTGAAGTTCGGCGCCACCCACGCCTACCCCGACATCTTCAGTGCGATGGCGGGGGTCGCCGAGGTCACCCAGGGACGGATGGCGCACAAGACCATCGTGACCGTGGGCGAGCTCAAGGGTGAGGACATCGACCACTACATGAACATCACCGCCAAGGGCGGCACCGTGGTGGCTACCGCTGTGGCGAACATGGCCAGCAGCGACGTCACGTTGAACCTGGCGATGCTCACTCTGATGCAGAAGCGCCTGCAGGGCACCATCTTCGGTGGCGGCAACCCGCACTATGACATCCCGCAGCTGCTGTCGATGTACAAGGCGGGCAAGCTCAATCTCGACGACATGGTCACCCGGCAGTACAAGCTCGAGCAGATCAACGACGGTTACAAGGACATGCTCGAAGGCCGCAACATCCGCGGCGTTATCCGCTACACCGACGAGGACCGCTGATCTTCGCGTGTCGTCGGAGGACCTTCCGGGCCGTGCCCGCCTTGCCCACCGGCGCGGGCACGGCCCGGAATTCATAGAAGGAGAACCGATGTCCACGACCACCGAACAGACCCCGGCTCTGGCCGCATCGCAGGCATCCTGGCGGTGCGTGATGTCGCACGATCGCGAAGGCTGGCTGGCCCTGATGGCCGACGATGTCGTGATCGAGGATCCGATCGGGCCGGCCATCACCAACCCCGACGGAAACGGTGTGCGGGGCAAGGCCGCGGTCGCGGATTTCTACGATGCGAACATCGCGATCAACAATCTTCGCGTCACCTGCGAAGAGACGTTTCCGTCCAGTTCCCCGAACGAGGTCGCCCATATCCTGGTGCTGCGCAGCCAGTTCGAGGGTGGCATCACAAGTACGGTGCGTGGCGTGTTCACCTACCACGTCAACGACGCCGGCCTGATCGCCAACATGCGCGGCTACTGGAACATGGACGGCATGCAGTTCGGTCAGGCTCCTGCCGACAGTGAGTGATCGGCCACTGGCCGGATTCGGCGCCGTCGTCGTCGGCGGTTCCCGTGGCATAGGTGCCGCTGTTTCGGCATTGCTGGCCGAGTGCGGCGCGAGTGTTGTGGTCAACGGTCGCGACGAGTCAGCTGCCGAAACGACGGTGGCCGCCATCACCCAGGCCGGCGGCCGGGCCGTCGCGCATGCGGGTTCGGCTGCCGACGAGACTGTCGCCGAAGAGCTGATGACGTTGTGCGAGAACGAGTTCGGCGCGGTTGATGCATTGGTCAACTGTGCGGGTGCGCCCGAACCGCCCGGCTCGTCGATACTGTCCGTCACACCCGCTGAGTTCCGCGATCTGCTCGACATCCACCTCGGCACCACGTTCGCGACCTGCCGGGCGGCCGCACCCAGGATGGTGGCCCGTCGTCGCGGCGCGATCGTCAACACCAGTTCCTTTGCCTTCCTTGGCGATTACGGCGGCACCGGATATCCGGCGGGCAAGGGTGCGGTGAACGGCCTGACGATGGCCATCGCGGCAGAGCTGGCCGAGCACGGCGTGCGCGCAAACGTGGTGTGTCCCGGCGCCAAGACCCGGCTGTCCTCCGGGTCGGATTTCGAGGGGCAGATCGAATCGCTGCGTCAGCGCGGCATCCTCGACGACGTCAGCGCGCAGGGCGCGCTCGATGCCGCACCGCCGGAGTACGTCGCCCCGCTGTACGCATACCTGGTCAGCGACCTGGCCGGCAAGGTCACCGGCCAGATCCTCATCGCCGCCGGGGGTTTCGTCGGTCGGTTCGACAAACCCTCCCCCGCGTTCATCAATTACCGGGATCACCACGACTCACCGCCGTGGACGGTCAGTGAGATCGCGGCGATGCTGGGCTGAGCTAGGCCGTCAGGTCGTAGATCGGCATCCTGCCGACCCGCGTAGCGCCGAACACCCGCCGCAGCGCCACCCATCGCACGAGCGTGGCGAGCAGGTTGGCCACCACAAGCACGGACAGTTCGGCAGCCCTGCCGACCATCGGATCGAAGCGGTGTAGCAGATACAGCGAGCCGCTGGTGATGGCGAGCCCGAATCCGAAGATCAGCAGACCCTGAACGTGATGGCGAGCGACTCCGGTGCGGCCGCGGATGCCGAAGGTGAACGCCCGGTTGGCGGCGGTGTTGGCCAGCGCGGTCAGCAGTAGCGCGGTCAGGTTGGCGGCCTGGGCGCCCAAGGCCGGGTGCAGCGAAAGATACAGCAGCGCAAAGGCAATGGTGCTGGCGATGCCGATCAGGCCGAAGCGCAGCAGCTGCCCGACCATGCCGCGGGGCACGCCGGGCACCAGCGGCTCGCGACCGAGCGCTGCCTGCAGATCGCGCAGGGGCAGCGAGCCGGTGGTCAGCGCCCGGCCCACTCGCCAGCAGCCCTTGAGGTCTTCGACGGCGGTGGCGACGATGTCGACACGAGAATCGGGGTCGTCGATCCAGTCGACCGGCACCTCGTGGATGCGCAGGCCGGCCTTCTCGGCCAGCACCAGCAGTTCGGTGTCGAAGAACCAGCCGGTGTCGGAGACCAGCGGCAGCAGCCGGCGTGCGACGTCGGCGCGCAACGCCTTGAACCCGCATTGGGCGTCGGAGAAGCGGGCATCGAGCAGGCCGCGCAAGAGCAGGTTGTAACCGCGAGACACCACTTCGCGCTTGATGCCCCGCACGACCCGAGAGGAGGCGGCCAGCCGGGACCCGATGGCGATGTCGGAATGCCCGGACACCAACGGGGCGACCAAGGGCATCAGCGCGGACAGATGCGTCGACAAGTCGACATCCATGTAGGCGACCACCTCGGCCGATGACGAGGACCATGCCGCGGCGAGCGCGCCGCCGCGGCCCTTGGCGTCGAGATGGATCACCTCGACGTCGGGCAGGTCGTCGGCCAGTCGACGCGCCACCGCCAGAGTGCCGTCAGTACTTGCGTTGTCCGCGACCACGATTCGGGTCCGGTACGGCACCTCGTCGAGCAGGAACCGGTGAAGCCGCCGTACGCAGGAGCCAACGTCGTGTTCCTCGTTGTGCACCGGGATGACGATGTCGAGAATGTAGTGACCCCGGACGCCGATCGGAGCAATGCGCTGCTCGTCGGTCATGACGATGATGTTCGCGCCCCAAGCTGCCGTACCACTGCGCCGCATCTGAGGAGTTGCTGTGTGCCAGCTCCATAACGGGCTGCGCGCGGCTACTCATATGCTTGGGCTCATGGCCTCCGTCTTCTCCAAGATCATCAGCGGCGAACTGCCGGGACGATTCGTCTACTCCGACGACGAGGTCGTCGCCTTCCTGACCATCGAGCCGATGACGCCAGGGCACACGTTGGTGGTTCCGCGCGCTGAGGTCGACAACTGGCAGGACGTCGAGCCGGCGGTGTTCAACAAGGTGATGGCGGTGTCGCAGAAGATCGGTAAGGCGGTCTGCGCCGCGTTCGGCGCCGAGCGGTCCGGGCTGATCATCGCCGGACTGGAAGTGCCACATCTGCACGTGCACGTGTTCCCGGCGCGCAATCTGTCCGACTTCGGTTTTGCCAACGTCGACCGCAACCCGTCGTCGGAGTCGCTCGACCAGGCGCAGGCCAAGATCAAGGCCGCGCTGGCCGAACTCGGCTAGACGCCTGGGGAGACCGGGGCCGGCACGTCGGCGATGCGCGGCAGGCTGACCCGGAAGCAGCAGCCCTGTCCGGGCGCGGTCGCCACCGTGACCCGGCCACCGTGGGCGTCGACCAGCGAGTCGACGATCGACAACCCCAGCCCGGTGCCGCCACTGGCGCGGGCGCGCGACGAGTCGGTGCGGTAGAAGCGCTCGAACACCCGCCGCGCGTCTTCGGGCGTCATGCCCGGCCCTTCGTCGGCGACCTCGAGGACCGCGTCGTCGGGAAGCGTGCCGACGCGGACCGTGATCCGCGCCGTCTCCGGGGTGTGCTGCAACGCGTTGGCCACCAGGTTGCCCAGAACCTGGCGCAGTCGGGCCTCGTCGCCGATGACCTCGGGGGTACCCGGGCCGTCGAAAACCTCCATGGTGATGGTGCGTTTCGGGGCGATCGAGCGGGCGTCGTGCACGGCGTCGGTGGCCAGGGCCAGCAGGTCGACCCGGCGTTGTTCAAGCGGGCGCTGGGCATCGAGGCGGGCCAACAACAGCAAATCGTCGACCAGCAGACCCATCCGGCGGGATTCACTTTCGATGCGGGACATGATCATCTCGACGTCGCGGGCCGCGCCCTGCCGGTAGAGCTCGGCGAATCCGCGGATGGTTGTCAGCGGCGTCCGCAGTTCATGGCTGGCGTCGGTGATGAACCGCCGCATCCGTTCCTCGGAGGTGCGCGCCTTCTCGGCGGAGTCCACCGATGACGCCATCGCGGTCTGGATCTGAGCGAGCATGCCGTTGAGCGCGAGGGACAACCGGCCGACCTCGGTACGCGGATCACGTTCGGGCACACGGCGATCCAGCTGCCCGGCAGCGATCGCGGCGGCGGTCTTCTCGACTTCGACCAGCGGCCGCAGGCTGCGGTGCACCACCCAGTAGCCGGCGACGCCGAGGATCACCAGGACGGCAGCGCCGATCGCGACCTGCGACCAGGCGAGGCTGCGGACGGTGGATTGGATGTCGGACATGTCGACGGCGACGGTGGTCAGCTCGCCGCCCGGGCCGCGCACCGACACTGCGCGCCACTCGACCGGGGAGTGTTCCAGCGAGCCGACGGTCACCGGTACCGGGCCTACGTCGTTGTCGTCGGGCAGCGCCGGTTCGGCGTCGCGGTCATTGACGGCCATCCAGATGTGGCCGTCGGCGTCGACGCCACGGACGTAGAAGTTCGACGGCGGGCGGGCCGGGTTCGGTTCCTCGTCGGGCGGGGGCATCCGGCGCGGAGCCTGCGCCCACCCTCGGGAGGCATCGAGCAGCGTCTGGTCGGCGCGGTTGACGAGGTCGTGCTGGAGCGTCGAGGTGACGGCGATCCCGGAGGCGAGCAGACCGCATCCAACGAGCAGCAGCATGGCGGCCACCAGGCCGACTCTCAGCGGCAGGGCTCGGTGGTACGCACTGGGCATTTCTCTATTGTTCGCGCCGATCGGCGCGACGCGCCGGATTACCGCGGCTCCCGCAGCACGTATCCGACGCCGCGCAGGGTGTGCAGGAGGCGCTTCTCGCCAGTGTCGATCTTGCGACGCAGGTAGGAGACGTACGACTCGACCACGTTGACGTCACCACCGAAGTCATAGCGCCACACGTGGTCGAGGATCTTGGGCTTGCTCAGTACGGTGCCGGCGTTGATGACGAAATAGCGCAGCAGGGTGAACTCGGTGGGTGACAGCGACACCGGTTCGCCGGCCTTCCACACCTCGTGAGTGTCCTCGTCGAGTTCGATGTCGGCAAAACTCAGCCGCGAATTGCGCGGCTCTTCGACGCCCTTGCCGGCGCGGCGCAAGATCACTCGCAGCCGGGCGACGACCTCTTCGAGGCTGAACGGCTTGGTGACGTAGTCGTCGCCGCCCAGGGTGAGGCCGGCGATCTTGTCCTGCAGGCTGTCGCGCGCAGTGAGGAAGAGGGCGGGCGCGTCGATGCCGTCGGCGCGCAGGCGGCGCAGCACACCGAATCCGTCCATGCCGGGCATCATCACGTCGAGGATGACGGCGTCGGGACGTACCTCCCGAGCGCGGTCGAGGGCCGCCGGGCCGCTGGATGCGGTGTGGACTTCGAAGCCCTGGAATTTCAGGCTTACCGACAGGAGTTCCACGATGTTGGTCTCGTCGTCAACGACGAGGACACGTGCCTCGGGCTTGGTTTCGGGTGCTACAGGTGCGGCCATGCTGACAATTTCCTCTCACATTGGTGAACCCACGCTGCCTAGGCGCTGTGAGATTCCTGTGAGTTGGTTTTCCATCGGTTTAGCCGATACCTGCGGTTACAAACTTTTCTCGCTCCTACACTTGTGAAATGGACCTGGCGAAGACCTTGGCTGGCATCGCGAGCGCACCGGTGAGGCTGGGACTGGTCGCGGCCGAGACCGGGCTCGATGTCGCAAAA includes:
- a CDS encoding nuclear transport factor 2 family protein; its protein translation is MASREQLDDWVERWLQANKDSEAAGDWTNLAEFYTEDATYGWNIGPKEDVMCVGKDQIRDVALGLEMEGLENWVYEYQKVLVDEKQNEIVGFWKQIANKSDGTRDEIYGIGGSWFRLNDDLLIEWQRDFFDFGHVQKAFVKLISSGDLTSTMQKRIERSVAGEKLPGYYPLGEAPVPIW
- a CDS encoding NDMA-dependent alcohol dehydrogenase, yielding MKTKGALIWEFNQPWSIEEIEIGDPVKDEVKIQMEASGMCHSDHHLVTGDIPMAGFPVLGGHEGAGIVTEVGPGVDHLAPGDHVVLSFIPSCGECPACQEGLRNLCDLGAGLLAGTAVSDGTHRIHAVKNGQPVIPMTLLGTFSPYMVVHKSSVVKIDPSIPFEVACLVGCGVTTGYGSAVRSGDVRPGEDVVIVGVGGVGTGALQGALNAGARNIFAVDPVEFKRDNALKFGATHAYPDIFSAMAGVAEVTQGRMAHKTIVTVGELKGEDIDHYMNITAKGGTVVATAVANMASSDVTLNLAMLTLMQKRLQGTIFGGGNPHYDIPQLLSMYKAGKLNLDDMVTRQYKLEQINDGYKDMLEGRNIRGVIRYTDEDR
- a CDS encoding nuclear transport factor 2 family protein, which codes for MSTTTEQTPALAASQASWRCVMSHDREGWLALMADDVVIEDPIGPAITNPDGNGVRGKAAVADFYDANIAINNLRVTCEETFPSSSPNEVAHILVLRSQFEGGITSTVRGVFTYHVNDAGLIANMRGYWNMDGMQFGQAPADSE
- a CDS encoding SDR family NAD(P)-dependent oxidoreductase encodes the protein MSDRPLAGFGAVVVGGSRGIGAAVSALLAECGASVVVNGRDESAAETTVAAITQAGGRAVAHAGSAADETVAEELMTLCENEFGAVDALVNCAGAPEPPGSSILSVTPAEFRDLLDIHLGTTFATCRAAAPRMVARRRGAIVNTSSFAFLGDYGGTGYPAGKGAVNGLTMAIAAELAEHGVRANVVCPGAKTRLSSGSDFEGQIESLRQRGILDDVSAQGALDAAPPEYVAPLYAYLVSDLAGKVTGQILIAAGGFVGRFDKPSPAFINYRDHHDSPPWTVSEIAAMLG
- a CDS encoding dolichyl-phosphate beta-glucosyltransferase; translated protein: MTDEQRIAPIGVRGHYILDIVIPVHNEEHDVGSCVRRLHRFLLDEVPYRTRIVVADNASTDGTLAVARRLADDLPDVEVIHLDAKGRGGALAAAWSSSSAEVVAYMDVDLSTHLSALMPLVAPLVSGHSDIAIGSRLAASSRVVRGIKREVVSRGYNLLLRGLLDARFSDAQCGFKALRADVARRLLPLVSDTGWFFDTELLVLAEKAGLRIHEVPVDWIDDPDSRVDIVATAVEDLKGCWRVGRALTTGSLPLRDLQAALGREPLVPGVPRGMVGQLLRFGLIGIASTIAFALLYLSLHPALGAQAANLTALLLTALANTAANRAFTFGIRGRTGVARHHVQGLLIFGFGLAITSGSLYLLHRFDPMVGRAAELSVLVVANLLATLVRWVALRRVFGATRVGRMPIYDLTA
- a CDS encoding HIT family protein, coding for MASVFSKIISGELPGRFVYSDDEVVAFLTIEPMTPGHTLVVPRAEVDNWQDVEPAVFNKVMAVSQKIGKAVCAAFGAERSGLIIAGLEVPHLHVHVFPARNLSDFGFANVDRNPSSESLDQAQAKIKAALAELG
- a CDS encoding cell wall metabolism sensor histidine kinase WalK; this translates as MPSAYHRALPLRVGLVAAMLLLVGCGLLASGIAVTSTLQHDLVNRADQTLLDASRGWAQAPRRMPPPDEEPNPARPPSNFYVRGVDADGHIWMAVNDRDAEPALPDDNDVGPVPVTVGSLEHSPVEWRAVSVRGPGGELTTVAVDMSDIQSTVRSLAWSQVAIGAAVLVILGVAGYWVVHRSLRPLVEVEKTAAAIAAGQLDRRVPERDPRTEVGRLSLALNGMLAQIQTAMASSVDSAEKARTSEERMRRFITDASHELRTPLTTIRGFAELYRQGAARDVEMIMSRIESESRRMGLLVDDLLLLARLDAQRPLEQRRVDLLALATDAVHDARSIAPKRTITMEVFDGPGTPEVIGDEARLRQVLGNLVANALQHTPETARITVRVGTLPDDAVLEVADEGPGMTPEDARRVFERFYRTDSSRARASGGTGLGLSIVDSLVDAHGGRVTVATAPGQGCCFRVSLPRIADVPAPVSPGV
- a CDS encoding response regulator transcription factor, with the protein product MAAPVAPETKPEARVLVVDDETNIVELLSVSLKFQGFEVHTASSGPAALDRAREVRPDAVILDVMMPGMDGFGVLRRLRADGIDAPALFLTARDSLQDKIAGLTLGGDDYVTKPFSLEEVVARLRVILRRAGKGVEEPRNSRLSFADIELDEDTHEVWKAGEPVSLSPTEFTLLRYFVINAGTVLSKPKILDHVWRYDFGGDVNVVESYVSYLRRKIDTGEKRLLHTLRGVGYVLREPR